In the Equus quagga isolate Etosha38 chromosome 6, UCLA_HA_Equagga_1.0, whole genome shotgun sequence genome, GGACAATGATGTAGACcgtttctcttccttctttgattTGACTCTTGTACCAGAATCACAATGACCTTTATTTATTTGCTCCTCCTTCGCAAGGACAGAGCGTGGAGATGAACATCTACTGACATCACTATCACCAGAACTGTAAGACTGCTCCTGTTCTTGTGTCTtcactgtctccattttctcataaGAGCCTAACTCCTCAGAATCAGAGGACAGTTCAACAAGTTCTGGGGTCCTCTCAGCTAGTGGTTTAACAAACCCAACAATGACACAATTATCTGAAGAGGAATCGCTATCATTATTTAGGTCCTCATTGGTTTGTACTCCTTGTATCTGAGATGCAGCTCTTCCTGTTACAAGTTCTTCATCGGAACTGTCAGAAGTATTTAAAAGGGAAGAGATGGCAGCGTGCACCTGCTCTGAGCTTGAGTAAGATGGCCCTGGAGTTTCATCATCCCATGGTGCATGACTGACAGTGGCTACATTGATATCCAGCTCGTGGGTCTCAGCTTCATCAGGAGATATTGTTATGACTGAAGAATCAGAATGGCTACCTTCTTCATATGAAGGAGCAGGGCAATCATAATTCGCATGCTGGTCAAAGGCTGCCATGTTAAAAGGAGATCGAGCAAAACTGATAAATTCATGTATAAAATGCTCAGTCCGATTAAGTAAAAATGGCCTTAAATCAGACACAAATGCCTGACTCTCCAAGTCATAGCGAGTAACATTACTCATGATGATGTGCTGGACAATGTTCACTAAAGATCCATGAGCTCCAAAAAGAACCGTAAGTTCGCGTTTCAACCAAGGAACTAATCTGTGAAGGCAGGCCGGATTCCTACGGAAAAATTCCGCCGAAATATCCCTGTAGCGACCGCCATCTTCAATATTTCTAACGCGAGCACCAGCACGGTAGAGAGTCCGCCTAAAGTTAATAATATCCTGTTCTTGAATTTTCCGCAAAGATCTTTCATCTGCAGTAGCTGGCCTCCTTATTGCAAACTGTCTCACAAATTGAGGAATTTCACCATCTCTAGGTCTTGTGGAAATGCCCAACCCTTCAAACAGTACTCCACTGTCGGGGGGGGTTGTTGTTCTTCTACTCATGGTACCACTAGGTGAGTACACAGAAGCACCTCGTTCCCGTGTCATAGTTGTACGATAGCGGAATCGTGGAACATCGGGGGTGGCAAAAGAACCATTATATGAAGGCCTTAGGACGTACTCCTTGAAGTCATCTTCTGCCCTCACAGAATGGAAAATAGAATCAAAGGGCTGTTTACATAGTGGAcattcagctttgttctttgacCACTCCTGTACACAGCGAAAACAGAACTTATGTAAACAGCGATCTAAGTACGACACATTATCAAATCTATCCAAGCATATAGGACACTTAGAATCAGGAGATGCATCAGCTGGGACTGTCTGTTGCAATTTGCTAGTGCCAGCTTTAGGCGAAAAGTTGTCCATTTTAAACTCCTTAGTGGCTGATGCCATTAtctgtaaaagggaaaaaaatacatcagtAACCTGATAAAAGAGGAATGACTAAATCTGAAAAACATGCAAACCATGACTTGCTTTCAGtccccttcccttttcttttcccacaaGGATCTCTAGAATCTTAAagattagttttgttttctttaaatttatcacTTTATATTGGCCCATAATTTAACTTACACTGGCCCAAAATAAATTTGCCAGAGCTGAAATCGAGTATGCATTACATTTTGGCCTTATCTTATAAAATCTCTCCTTAGCTGTATTCTATACTAATCATTTTGTATATACTAAATATTAGTTTCTTCCTTAATGTTTTCCTGGGCCTATTACTCATCCTTCTCCACCTTCTCTATGACAGCAAATTCCATCACTAGTCAACTACTGTCAAGTTGGTCAAATAACAgaactgtaattttctttttttttttcccccaaagattggcacctaggctaacaactgttgccaatcttttttttttttttttctgctttatttcacaAATCTCCCcccgcccggtacatagttgtatatcttagttccatgtccttctagttgtgggatgtgggacaccacctcaatgtggcctgatgagcggtgccatgtccacgcccaggatccgaaccgtgggccgccgcagtggagcgcgcgaacttaaccacttggccacagagccggccccagaacTGTAATTTTCTAAACAGTACACTCACTGGCCCTACCAAActctaacaaaaacaaacaaaacccacaagAAAAATCTACAGTTATGAAATATAAGTATTTCACCATAGATTTCTAATTAAACTTGCTCATCTTGGGCATCTTAGCTTTCTCAGAGCCATAACTTAAAACAGGGAATTCACTAATGCTAAACAAGTCTCTTCAGGGTGTCCACAGATTTCTAGTCTTCTATTTTCTAGAGTGGAAACGCAAAAATCACCACTGTCCTTAAGCAAcatagtaaaattataaatatactaattgcttttttgttaatatatttaaactCTGAAACCTTAATACTGCATAAATTTCTCAGCATTTCCCTctacttctaatattttttattctcctacttaggaaaaataaaataaaaacctttagGATAAGAAAGAGTGGGCAAGCATTAGGGGAAGGAGTGAGAGTGGAGAAGGAACTGGAGAGGCTATCAGAAGACCTGGATTGAGGACCAGTTTCACCTAAAACTAGCTGTAAACTGGAGAAACCCACATTAACTCTGCACTTTGGGGTGCCGCTCTATACAGTAAAGGGATTATTAGACTTTGAAAAAAGACTGGTGAATTTGGAGTTAATACATCCTTCTTTGGAATATAGAATTTTAGTGTTTACTAAACATTTCCAGTTCTCATAAAAATTACAAcccaaaatgaatttattaaaggaaattattAGGTAGTAaacttgaaattcaaataaaataaagtctcaactaaacatgatttttaaaaaatggaatcatagtcTTCCCTTCCCTAGTTTCATAAGCCTATTAACCACTTCGACAGCACAAGTCTAAAGAATGACCAGTAATGTCATCCATAGTAggtaaaaagaacaaattaattaGAGTTCCGTTTTGTACTTCTACACAGGAATATCTTTAGCTACAAAGAATGATAACAGAAACATCAAACAATGGCAATGAATGTAAATCATCAAATTTAGTTCTTCAAAAGCATCActaaatactaaaattaaaatatttgctaagatacaaataaagtagaattaccatatgacccaattCCATACCTAGCTTtcgaaaagaaatgaaaacatatgtccacacaaaaacttgtaagtTAATAGTCATAGCAATACTTGTCATAATAGctcaaaagtggaaataacccaaatgtccatcagctgatgaacggataaataaaatatggtatacccatacaataaaatatttagcagtaaaaaggaatgaagtactgctTCACGCTACGACACAGATGAATGTTttcattatgctaaatgaaaaaaaatcaatcgcGAAAGACCACATGTTCTATGATgtcattcatatgaaatgtccagaagagagAAATCTGTAGATGGAAAGTAGACTGGTGAGTGccgggagagagggggagggattATAAGGTTTCTTTctaggatgatgaaaatgttcaattCGATtatagttgcacaactctataaatataCTAAACACCACTACATTATATACTTTAAACAGGTGAACTTTATGGATGGaatgtaaattacatctcaacaaATTAAGGTATAAAACAGGGATGGCTAGGAGACAGGTTAAGATTTGCAGGTTAGTTGGAGGGGTTCTGGGTTTAGATAGCAAAAGTGAACCTGATGGTAGATTTCGAGCTTCAGGTGCTAGAAGCAGCATGGAACAAAGGTTTCACAACCCCAGCACTCTAGCAATCAGGACTCCAAATTTATTTCCCCACAGAGAAGATTAACCAGTTCTTCTGATCCCATTTCCTTAACTGGCTCCCAAATTCTAAATAGTTTACCACCTTTAGGATAAATGATCAAGCCAAACCTTCCTTTCCCCAAATCTTCAAATCTGTTGGCTTTAACAAGACTAAGAACCCTTTGTGTCACATTTTGGGGGAATTTCAGATAATCAACAAGCATACACATGTAGGGAAAATGGATGGGGGGAGGGAGCAGATAAAGAATCAGGAGGCTGGAATCTAAATTAGACCAGAGACTGGACATTTAAAAAACTGCATAGCGATATAAACAAAAGTAGGAATGCTCTGCAGAATTAACTATCTTATAAAGCCAAACTTCCTATAAAAGTCACCCTCTATGACATTCCTTAAATTATCACTGCACACAACATTTAATCACCAGCTGACTACATTTGGGGGAGTAGTGTTAATTCTAATAcagagccagggctgagaacgAAAACCACTTATTAGTGGCGTGATCTGGATGAAGTTAATTTCTCAAAACCTTCTATTTCCTCAATTCTAAAATAGGTTACGTAACAGTACCTACCTGAAAAGGTGGTTGTGTGAAAGGGCATAGTCCACGTaaacatttagcacagtgtttggTGCACAGAACTTAATACTGTTTCCCTATGTTATGTGAAAATGAAGTTAATTTTGGTCTTTTCCATCATCCAGAACTGATTATAAAGGCCCAGAAAGATGACAGCCCATAACAACTAAATAATCTTCATACTTAATATAATTGCTATCTCTAATATATCTAGGTAAAGTGGCTAAAAAGGGTTCACAGGTGGATGAACACCCCCAAGTATTAAAAGTAATCTGGGTCTGACCTTAAAGAAATCACTATAGCTCCCTGAACTGCAATTTAATCACCAGTTTCAAAAGATCACATGGAAAATATAGAATCTACTGACCAGACCCTCTAAAATTTAATTCCAATTCCAGCAATTAAGACAACTGCTTGGGAACAAACCCCCTCTAAAGCCACTCATTCCAGATAAGCACGACTGTTCTGGCTCACTATACAGCTTTAGACGTTGCttgactaaaaacaaaataaaaaaacccaagtCTCATCACTATTAACTTAAATCTCGAGTAGCTCTTTTACCTAAATCTTGAAAATTACCTACCAAAAATCCTTTTCACTCTTCCTCTTAAATCACTATCTGCCTCATCTCAGTACGGCCCTCTTCCAGGCCACGAATCAGCAGCCCACGAGGACAGCTGCGCGGACTCGAGGGACGAAGGAGGCACAGGCAGGAGAGCCCAGCCCACAACGTGTGACACTGCACAGACACCTCCAAGAGTCGCGGCGACAGTCGCCTCCTTTGGCTGAGAACTGCCACCGGCCAGGATCTACGGGGAGCACCACGTGCATTACGTAATCACAGCGAACTAAAATACTGTTGTTCCCATTCTGCAGACCGGCTCAGCGAGATCAGGGGACCTGTCCAAGGTCACGGCTCGGACAGTGGCGATGCCACGATTCCGACGGGAAGGTTTCGTGTTGGGTCTCTCCCCGGAGACCAAGCTCCTTCCAGTACCAGGCCGGGCTCGCGCCCCTCGGAGCGCTCCCTGGACACGCAGCCCTCCCCCACCCGCCGCACGAATCCACAGGTGCGCACCGGAgtcgcccgcccgcccgccgtgCGCCCGGCCCCTGCCCGCCGCGGCCCGCTCGGCGCCCGGCCCAGACCGCAGCTCCCGCGGCCCCGCGCCCCGCAGCAGGGGGAGCTCCGGCCCGCCCGGCCCCGTCGACCCCGCGCCCCATTGTTCCGGATCTCGCTCACCTCGGAGGATGCGGGCGCAGGCCCGGCTGGGGCGCCCGTGGCAAGCTCCCGGCGGCCCAGAAAGCTCGGTCGGTGGCGGCAGGACCCGCGGAGGCGTACCCGGCGACTTCTCCGCCGGCCCTCGGCAGCGGGCGCGGGCGGGGGCGCTTCGCCCTCCTCGCGAGACAGCGGAGACCCCGGCGGCTGCTGCGACCCCTGTGACGTAAAACGCTCATCACCAATGGCAGCTTGGGGGCGGCGGCGGAAAGCGAAACCCGCtccggcgccgccgccgccgccgcgtcAAAACACAGCCCGGGCCTGCGCGGCGCATGCGCGGAGCGAGGGCGCCCGACCCCGCCCCCCCTCGAGGGCGGGGCTTCGCGCGGTCGGCCGGAGCCCGGCCCTTCCCCCACCGCCCCCGGGGTTCCTGGCGTGAGAGCTACGAGACCCCCGGGGCAGAAGTCACCAGCCTCGCCAGGACTCGTTACTATTAAACGCTGAGGGGGGACGACAGGGGGGCACTAGCTTAATGTTTGCCCCTTAC is a window encoding:
- the TOPORS gene encoding E3 ubiquitin-protein ligase Topors isoform X2, producing the protein MASATKEFKMDNFSPKAGTSKLQQTVPADASPDSKCPICLDRFDNVSYLDRCLHKFCFRCVQEWSKNKAECPLCKQPFDSIFHSVRAEDDFKEYVLRPSYNGSFATPDVPRFRYRTTMTRERGASVYSPSGTMSRRTTTPPDSGVLFEGLGISTRPRDGEIPQFVRQFAIRRPATADERSLRKIQEQDIINFRRTLYRAGARVRNIEDGGRYRDISAEFFRRNPACLHRLVPWLKRELTVLFGAHGSLVNIVQHIIMSNVTRYDLESQAFVSDLRPFLLNRTEHFIHEFISFARSPFNMAAFDQHANYDCPAPSYEEGSHSDSSVITISPDEAETHELDINVATVSHAPWDDETPGPSYSSSEQVHAAISSLLNTSDSSDEELVTGRAASQIQGVQTNEDLNNDSDSSSDNCVIVGFVKPLAERTPELVELSSDSEELGSYEKMETVKTQEQEQSYSSGDSDVSRCSSPRSVLAKEEQINKGHCDSGTRVKSKKEEKRSTSLSSPRDLSSSIRGDRVYSPYNHRHRRRGRSRSSDSRSQSRSGHDQKNRRKHHGKKRMKSRRSRSRESSRPRGRRDKKRSRTRDSSWSRKSQTLSLSSESTSRSRSRSSDHGKRRSRSRNRDRYYLRNNYGSRYKWEYTYYSRNKDRDGYESSYRRRTLSRAHYSRQSSSPEFRMQSFSERTNARKKNNHSERKYYYYERHRSRSLSSGRSKTASTGPDRGRNEKPGGKRKYKTRHLEGTKEVAQPSREFTSKVKEGHYQKSSSKLDGNYKNESDSFSDSRSSDRETKHKRRKRRTRSLSVEIVYEGKATDTTRHHKKKKKKHKKKHKKHHGDNASRSPVVITIDSDSDKDFEVKEDIVRNSSGPQDSLRNEFLPHSLEPFETKDVVTIEDEFGVLDKECDISTLNNNLNNANKIVDNIPSQAASVEQTLDVREESTFASDLQNQPSNVSIQTEPSRQLPSPRTSLMSVSLGRDHNMS
- the TOPORS gene encoding E3 ubiquitin-protein ligase Topors isoform X1: MGSQQPPGSPLSREEGEAPPPAPAAEGRRRSRRVRLRGSCRHRPSFLGRRELATGAPAGPAPASSEIMASATKEFKMDNFSPKAGTSKLQQTVPADASPDSKCPICLDRFDNVSYLDRCLHKFCFRCVQEWSKNKAECPLCKQPFDSIFHSVRAEDDFKEYVLRPSYNGSFATPDVPRFRYRTTMTRERGASVYSPSGTMSRRTTTPPDSGVLFEGLGISTRPRDGEIPQFVRQFAIRRPATADERSLRKIQEQDIINFRRTLYRAGARVRNIEDGGRYRDISAEFFRRNPACLHRLVPWLKRELTVLFGAHGSLVNIVQHIIMSNVTRYDLESQAFVSDLRPFLLNRTEHFIHEFISFARSPFNMAAFDQHANYDCPAPSYEEGSHSDSSVITISPDEAETHELDINVATVSHAPWDDETPGPSYSSSEQVHAAISSLLNTSDSSDEELVTGRAASQIQGVQTNEDLNNDSDSSSDNCVIVGFVKPLAERTPELVELSSDSEELGSYEKMETVKTQEQEQSYSSGDSDVSRCSSPRSVLAKEEQINKGHCDSGTRVKSKKEEKRSTSLSSPRDLSSSIRGDRVYSPYNHRHRRRGRSRSSDSRSQSRSGHDQKNRRKHHGKKRMKSRRSRSRESSRPRGRRDKKRSRTRDSSWSRKSQTLSLSSESTSRSRSRSSDHGKRRSRSRNRDRYYLRNNYGSRYKWEYTYYSRNKDRDGYESSYRRRTLSRAHYSRQSSSPEFRMQSFSERTNARKKNNHSERKYYYYERHRSRSLSSGRSKTASTGPDRGRNEKPGGKRKYKTRHLEGTKEVAQPSREFTSKVKEGHYQKSSSKLDGNYKNESDSFSDSRSSDRETKHKRRKRRTRSLSVEIVYEGKATDTTRHHKKKKKKHKKKHKKHHGDNASRSPVVITIDSDSDKDFEVKEDIVRNSSGPQDSLRNEFLPHSLEPFETKDVVTIEDEFGVLDKECDISTLNNNLNNANKIVDNIPSQAASVEQTLDVREESTFASDLQNQPSNVSIQTEPSRQLPSPRTSLMSVSLGRDHNMS